From Cellulomonas chengniuliangii, the proteins below share one genomic window:
- a CDS encoding DUF488 domain-containing protein: MDVTTKRIYSPVAPDDGYRVLVDRLWPRGVSKAEADLDLWLRDVAPSPELRTWWDHDPDKLAEFAARYDAELDHNPAATELRLVTQERPRVTLLYAARDPRVNHAQVLLAYLEA; encoded by the coding sequence ATGGACGTGACGACGAAGCGGATCTACTCCCCCGTCGCACCGGACGACGGGTACCGCGTGCTGGTCGACCGGCTCTGGCCGCGAGGGGTCAGCAAGGCAGAGGCCGACCTCGACCTCTGGCTGCGAGACGTGGCGCCGAGCCCCGAGCTCCGCACCTGGTGGGACCACGACCCGGACAAGCTCGCCGAGTTCGCCGCGCGGTACGACGCCGAGCTCGACCACAACCCGGCGGCCACCGAGCTGCGTCTCGTGACGCAGGAGCGCCCCCGGGTCACGCTGCTCTACGCGGCGCGCGACCCGCGCGTGAACCACGCGCAGGTGCTGCTGGCCTACCTGGAGGCCTGA
- a CDS encoding energy-coupling factor transporter transmembrane component T family protein: MSGPGLGRALAHDSLLHRRNPTVKLVVLLLVTGALVAVLDPWTPLALLLVAGPAVTLAGGLPWRTVLRAQWAFTPFALSIFMVNAVTRPGRVLAEVAGLEITDVGVSVGASLGWRTVLVGTLSTAFVLTTDGARLMTSLHQHARLGPRVTFAVLAGYRMLEQLPERWSTIRQAQAARVPPARRGHDRGRAAARAAFTLLVVTLRQSQRMAVAMETRALGAGPRTVHRPAPLGPADAVFAGVVLAACAAVVGLSAAAGWLSSFGAFSGGVSPP, translated from the coding sequence GTGAGCGGGCCCGGGCTGGGCCGGGCCCTGGCACACGACTCGCTGCTGCACCGTCGCAACCCCACCGTGAAGCTGGTGGTGCTGCTGCTCGTCACGGGCGCGCTCGTCGCGGTGCTCGACCCGTGGACGCCCCTCGCCCTGCTCCTCGTCGCGGGCCCGGCCGTCACCCTGGCCGGAGGCCTGCCGTGGCGCACGGTGCTGCGGGCGCAGTGGGCCTTCACCCCGTTCGCGCTGAGCATCTTCATGGTCAACGCCGTGACCCGCCCGGGACGCGTGCTGGCCGAGGTGGCGGGCCTCGAGATCACCGACGTCGGCGTCTCGGTGGGCGCCTCGCTGGGGTGGCGGACGGTGCTCGTCGGGACGCTCTCCACGGCGTTCGTGCTCACCACGGACGGCGCCCGGCTGATGACCAGCCTGCACCAGCACGCCCGCCTGGGTCCCCGGGTGACGTTCGCGGTGCTGGCGGGCTACCGCATGCTCGAGCAGCTGCCCGAGCGCTGGTCGACCATCCGCCAAGCGCAGGCGGCACGGGTTCCGCCCGCCCGCCGCGGCCACGACCGGGGTCGCGCCGCGGCGCGCGCGGCGTTCACCCTGCTGGTCGTGACGCTGCGGCAGAGCCAGCGCATGGCGGTGGCGATGGAGACCCGGGCGCTGGGCGCGGGTCCGCGCACCGTGCACCGCCCGGCGCCGCTGGGGCCGGCGGACGCGGTGTTCGCGGGAGTGGTGCTCGCCGCGTGCGCCGCGGTGGTGGGGTTGTCCGCCGCGGCGGGCTGGCTCTCGTCCTTCGGCGCGTTCAGCGGGGGCGTCAGCCCGCCGTGA
- a CDS encoding VOC family protein translates to MNAVPTISTTSEPARRDAIATGSGMDAVTLLVGDLDLQVRFYRDVLLFEVIEQPIDRLAGSGRPDVVTLGRHGVPLVVLRHTPDLPPQQRGQAGLFHSAFLFEDRATLAATLASVARRAPQQYVGSADHLVSLAFYVTDPEGNGVELYWDRARADWGFDGQGHVRMDSLRLDPNDFLREHLAEPAPSDAAIPATAPGAASIGHVHLQVGDVPSARDFYVDAVGFDVMAEFHGALFVAAGGYHHHIAVNTWNSAGAGPRASALGLGEIGIVVPTADDVAALGDRLAHARVQARHDGLTLTFEDPWRNVIKVTAG, encoded by the coding sequence ATGAACGCCGTCCCCACCATCAGCACGACGTCCGAGCCGGCCCGCCGAGACGCGATCGCGACGGGCTCCGGCATGGACGCGGTCACCCTGCTGGTGGGCGACCTCGACCTGCAGGTGCGGTTCTACCGGGACGTCCTGCTGTTCGAGGTGATCGAGCAGCCCATCGACCGGCTGGCCGGCTCCGGGCGCCCCGACGTCGTCACCCTCGGCCGCCACGGCGTCCCGCTGGTCGTGCTCCGCCACACCCCGGACCTCCCCCCGCAGCAGCGCGGGCAGGCCGGCCTGTTCCACAGTGCCTTCCTGTTCGAGGACCGCGCCACCCTCGCCGCCACGCTCGCCTCCGTGGCGCGCAGAGCGCCCCAGCAGTACGTGGGCAGTGCGGACCACCTGGTCTCGCTGGCCTTCTACGTCACGGACCCCGAGGGAAACGGCGTCGAGCTGTACTGGGACCGCGCGCGCGCCGACTGGGGCTTCGACGGGCAGGGCCACGTCCGGATGGACTCGCTGCGGCTCGACCCGAACGACTTCCTGCGCGAGCACCTGGCCGAGCCGGCGCCGAGCGACGCGGCGATCCCCGCCACGGCGCCCGGCGCCGCGTCCATCGGACACGTGCACCTGCAGGTCGGCGACGTGCCCTCGGCGCGCGACTTCTACGTGGACGCCGTGGGCTTCGACGTGATGGCGGAGTTCCACGGGGCGCTGTTCGTCGCCGCGGGCGGGTACCACCACCACATCGCCGTCAACACGTGGAACAGCGCCGGCGCGGGCCCACGCGCCTCCGCGCTGGGCCTCGGCGAGATCGGCATCGTCGTGCCGACCGCCGACGACGTCGCCGCGCTCGGCGACCGGCTGGCCCACGCCCGGGTGCAGGCGCGCCACGACGGGCTGACCCTCACGTTCGAGGACCCGTGGCGCAACGTCATCAAGGTCACGGCGGGCTGA
- a CDS encoding ABC transporter ATP-binding protein produces the protein MIRVRGLAVRYPRAARPVLDGLDLDVGPGEHVLLLGPSGAGKSTVLRVLAGIVPQSIGAQADGQARVAGLEVLGPGPVVDVPTLAMRVGTLTQDPVDQLVLPTVLDEVAFPLENRRAPRHEIGPRVERALRLVGAGGLIGRRTSELSGGEGQRVALAATLVADPHVLLLDEPTALLDPVGTRQVAAAARAAAQGRASVLVEHRLDEIGALPPRVVVLDERGRVRVDGPTRVVLDERPEELVGLGCWLPATAELRAAGFDSPARVAAAARRGPRAAAARPGEVVLEARSVEVRRAGRVVVGPVDLTVRGGTVTAVVGVNGSGKSSLLLALAGLLPCEGTVAGGSVGMAFQHPEHQLLTRSVRAELAYGPRAAGRVDALSVADRALSDLDLRGLAEQDPFRLSGGQQRRVSLAAMTVCDHDVLLADEPTFGQDRSTWGLVAAALRGLAEEGRGVVLVTHDLRLVGSLADEVVMLGGGRVLAAGPPDRVLSDEPLLDRAGLALPPVLGAWRASGAALRDFLDALDAGVRASSALRGPAASAVPR, from the coding sequence GTGATCCGCGTGCGCGGCCTGGCGGTCCGCTACCCCCGCGCCGCGCGCCCGGTGCTCGACGGCCTCGACCTCGACGTGGGACCGGGCGAGCACGTGCTGCTGCTCGGGCCGTCCGGGGCCGGAAAGAGCACCGTCCTGCGCGTCCTGGCCGGGATCGTGCCCCAGTCGATCGGGGCACAGGCTGACGGCCAGGCGCGGGTGGCAGGCCTCGAGGTGCTCGGGCCCGGTCCCGTGGTCGACGTGCCGACGCTGGCGATGCGGGTGGGCACCCTCACCCAGGACCCGGTCGACCAGCTCGTGCTGCCGACGGTGCTGGACGAGGTCGCCTTCCCGTTGGAGAACCGCCGCGCGCCGCGGCACGAGATCGGGCCGCGCGTGGAGCGCGCGCTCCGGCTGGTCGGCGCTGGCGGGCTGATCGGCCGCCGCACGAGCGAGCTGTCGGGCGGGGAGGGCCAACGGGTCGCGCTCGCGGCGACCCTTGTCGCAGACCCGCACGTGCTGCTGCTCGACGAGCCCACGGCGCTGCTCGACCCCGTCGGCACGCGGCAGGTCGCCGCCGCGGCGCGGGCTGCCGCCCAGGGACGGGCGAGCGTGCTGGTCGAGCACCGGCTCGACGAGATCGGGGCGCTGCCCCCGCGCGTCGTGGTGCTCGACGAGCGCGGCCGGGTGCGCGTCGACGGCCCGACCCGCGTGGTCCTCGACGAGCGCCCGGAGGAGCTGGTGGGCCTCGGGTGCTGGCTGCCCGCGACCGCCGAGCTGCGGGCCGCCGGTTTCGACTCCCCTGCCCGGGTGGCCGCGGCCGCGCGGCGCGGGCCGCGAGCCGCCGCTGCCCGGCCCGGGGAGGTCGTGCTCGAGGCGCGGTCGGTCGAGGTGCGGCGCGCCGGTCGCGTGGTGGTCGGCCCCGTGGACCTGACGGTTCGAGGCGGCACGGTGACGGCGGTCGTCGGCGTCAACGGCTCGGGGAAGTCCTCCTTGCTCCTCGCGCTGGCCGGGCTGCTGCCGTGCGAGGGCACGGTGGCCGGGGGCAGCGTCGGGATGGCGTTCCAGCATCCGGAGCACCAGCTCCTGACCCGCAGCGTCCGCGCCGAGCTCGCGTACGGGCCGCGCGCGGCCGGGCGGGTGGACGCGCTGTCCGTGGCCGACCGGGCGCTGTCCGACCTGGATCTGCGGGGCCTCGCCGAGCAGGACCCGTTCCGGCTCTCGGGGGGCCAGCAGCGGCGGGTGTCGTTGGCCGCGATGACGGTGTGCGACCACGACGTGCTGCTCGCGGACGAGCCGACGTTCGGGCAGGACCGGTCGACCTGGGGCCTGGTCGCCGCGGCGCTGCGCGGGCTCGCCGAGGAGGGGCGCGGCGTCGTGCTGGTGACGCACGACCTGAGGCTGGTGGGATCGCTGGCCGACGAGGTGGTGATGCTGGGCGGCGGCCGGGTCCTGGCGGCCGGCCCGCCGGACCGCGTGCTGTCCGACGAGCCTCTGCTCGACCGCGCCGGCCTGGCGCTCCCGCCGGTCCTGGGCGCATGGCGGGCGTCGGGCGCCGCGCTCCGCGACTTCCTCGACGCCCTGGACGCCGGCGTCCGCGCCTCGTCGGCCCTGCGTGGTCCCGCGGCGTCGGCCGTGCCGCGGTGA
- a CDS encoding alpha-amylase family glycosyl hydrolase, protein MPDWVDHAIWWHAYPLGFTGAPVHGPDADPGVRHRLGRLAEWLDYVVELGCNGLLLGPVFAAQTHGYDTIDHFALDPRLGGDEDWDALVAAARDRGVRLVLDGVFNHVGRDHPRARAALAAGPGTEAGRWVRWTGDGDGAVPEVFEGHGQLVVLDHSQPEVAEHVAQVMSHWLERGADGWRLDAAYAVRPEFWRSVLPVVRARHPQAWVLGEMIHGDYAAYVAESGIDSVTQYELWKAVWSSLADRNFYELAWALDRHRAFLDVFLPQTFVGNHDVTRIADQVGDARHVTHALAVLFFVAGTPSVYAGDEQGFRGVKEDRAGGDDAIRPEFPPSPGDLAPDGWPVYREHQRLIGFRRRHPWLVRAPGSTVQVANEQLVLESASPDGTERLRLVLNLGDEPFAPQEGVGERLLRSGGLDLAEGPEGVVPPHAWAVFRAQASR, encoded by the coding sequence ATGCCCGACTGGGTCGACCACGCCATCTGGTGGCACGCCTATCCGCTTGGGTTCACCGGGGCTCCGGTGCATGGCCCCGACGCGGACCCGGGCGTCCGCCACCGGCTGGGCCGGCTGGCCGAGTGGCTGGACTACGTCGTCGAGCTCGGGTGCAACGGGCTCCTGCTGGGGCCGGTGTTCGCCGCGCAGACCCACGGCTACGACACCATCGACCACTTCGCGCTCGACCCGCGGCTGGGCGGCGACGAGGACTGGGACGCGCTCGTCGCGGCGGCCCGGGACCGCGGGGTGCGGCTCGTGCTGGACGGGGTGTTCAACCACGTGGGCCGGGACCACCCGCGGGCGCGGGCGGCGCTCGCCGCGGGGCCGGGCACCGAGGCGGGCCGGTGGGTGCGCTGGACCGGCGATGGCGACGGAGCGGTCCCCGAGGTGTTCGAGGGCCACGGGCAGCTCGTGGTGCTCGACCACAGTCAGCCGGAGGTGGCCGAGCACGTCGCCCAGGTCATGTCGCACTGGCTGGAGCGGGGCGCCGACGGCTGGCGCCTCGACGCCGCGTACGCCGTGCGGCCGGAGTTCTGGCGGTCGGTGCTGCCGGTGGTGCGCGCCCGCCATCCGCAGGCGTGGGTGCTGGGGGAGATGATCCACGGCGACTACGCCGCGTACGTGGCGGAGTCCGGGATCGACTCGGTGACGCAGTACGAGCTGTGGAAAGCGGTCTGGAGCTCGCTGGCCGACCGGAACTTCTACGAGTTGGCATGGGCGCTGGACCGGCACCGGGCGTTCCTGGACGTGTTCCTGCCGCAGACCTTCGTGGGGAACCACGACGTGACGCGCATCGCCGACCAGGTGGGGGACGCCCGTCATGTGACGCACGCGCTCGCGGTGCTGTTCTTCGTCGCGGGCACCCCCTCGGTGTACGCGGGCGACGAGCAGGGCTTCCGCGGGGTGAAGGAGGACCGGGCGGGCGGCGACGACGCCATCCGGCCGGAGTTCCCGCCGAGCCCGGGGGACCTCGCGCCCGACGGCTGGCCCGTCTACCGCGAGCACCAGCGCCTGATCGGCTTCCGCCGGCGCCACCCCTGGCTGGTGCGGGCGCCGGGGAGCACGGTGCAGGTGGCCAACGAGCAGCTGGTGCTCGAGTCGGCGTCGCCCGACGGCACGGAGCGCCTGCGGCTGGTCCTCAACCTGGGGGACGAGCCTTTCGCGCCGCAGGAGGGGGTCGGCGAGCGGCTGCTGCGCTCGGGCGGCCTCGACCTCGCCGAGGGCCCTGAGGGCGTCGTGCCGCCGCACGCCTGGGCGGTGTTCCGGGCTCAGGCCTCCAGGTAG